CGGAGAGGAGATCTTGGTGACGCGCTTCGGAAAGCCCTACGTCCGGATTGTTCCGGCACAGCGGCCCCGGTCCTTTCTCGGAGCGGGGAAACACCTCGGCCTGAGGAGACCGGTGTCGCCCGAAGCTATTCCGTCGTCCGAATGGAAAGGCTTGCGGTGAGATACCTGCTCGACACGGCCCCATGGATCAACGGCGTGACCCTTCCAGAAGTGTTCCCGGAACGCGTCCGGCGCCTGTTGGCGTCAACCGAAACCAAAGGTCTCTGCAGCATCAGCTTGCTTGAGACAGCTATCCTCTATCGACTCGGCCGGCTGGATATTGAGGGCACACTGCTGCAGCTGTTCACGGCTGGATTGTCCGCCGACGTGCAAGTGCTGGAGTTGACGCCGGCGATCGCCGCGAAGACCAACGACCTCTCCGCAGACTTCCACGGAGACCCGTTTGACCGAACCATCGTTGCCACTGCCGCAGCGCGGAATCTGAAGCTGATCACCGCCGATCCAGTCATTCGAGACGCGAAGATGTGCGCTGTCGAGTATTACCCGTTCAAGCCATCGCGCTCCAGAACGTGAGCCTTCACGCAGTTTCTCAGCAACACCTCGGCGGCTTTGCACAAAAAGTCCGGTAACCAGCGGGCACCCTTCGATACGGCCGCTGAGAAGATGCGGCCTACTCAGGGTGAGC
This genomic stretch from Candidatus Binatia bacterium harbors:
- a CDS encoding type II toxin-antitoxin system VapC family toxin, whose product is MERLAVRYLLDTAPWINGVTLPEVFPERVRRLLASTETKGLCSISLLETAILYRLGRLDIEGTLLQLFTAGLSADVQVLELTPAIAAKTNDLSADFHGDPFDRTIVATAAARNLKLITADPVIRDAKMCAVEYYPFKPSRSRT